The nucleotide sequence CAAGTCTGGTAGGTGCGTTGCTTTAGCCGTTTGGGAAGTTCATTGTCGATGCCATGGAGTGGTGAGCCGTTTGGCGCGGACGTCTTTTCCAGCGGAAGCAGCTGGTGATTCGTTAGCCGGTCGGCGATTTCAGCCGAACGTTCCGAAGCTGGCTCCCAAGTTGCGAAGCAGGCATCCGTGATTTGATCCCGATTGCCGTTTGGCTTGGCGACCAAACCGTGGTCGGAATCGTTTTCGCCTTCTGCCAACGGTCGGTTGAGATAATTAATGACTCTCAAGACATCAATCGGAGTTAAATAATCATCATTGTTGGTGTCATAGTAGAAGCTGACCGTGTCGGCGGATCCGATCAAAGGATACGATCCGGTTTGATTGAGTTGGTTGATTAAGATCAGAGCATCGAGTGGTGTAACCAATTGGTCGCGATTGACATCCTCGGGAGTTTCTTGATTATGCCAATTGGTTTTCACGCCATTCAACCAAATCTGGTTCATGCCATCGGAGGCAAAAATCCAGTCGTCTGAATTCGCATGATAAATGGAGTCGTCATTCTGTCCGGTGATGATTCGGTTGACGCCACCCGCATCGCGAATGGTGTTTTCGCCCTGCCCTGCATTAATTCCGTCATTGCCGTCACCGGTATGAATTTCATCATTTGCAGGGCCAGTTGTGATGGTGTTGTTGCCTTGCATGTCGGTGACTTTGACACGAATGGCATCCGCAGAGATCCAGTCGTTGTCGCGTCCCCCGTCGATCTGAAGTGTGAAAGGTTCAAGCTGCGACGGGTCTTGGCCAGTCACCTGGACGAAGTCATCCCCGGCGAGTAGGACGATTTCTAGTTCGTTCACCTCGGATGTTGAAAAGTTCTTTTGTTGTCGATCGTTTCCGTTGGAAATGAGTTGGACAGAGATATCGTTGTCGTGAGCATTGACTTCGACCGCATCTCTACCTGAAGTACCCACTAACAGTAGTTTGTCC is from Pirellulaceae bacterium and encodes:
- a CDS encoding dockerin type I domain-containing protein; translated protein: DKLLLVGTSGRDAVEVNAHDNDISVQLISNGNDRQQKNFSTSEVNELEIVLLAGDDFVQVTGQDPSQLEPFTLQIDGGRDNDWISADAIRVKVTDMQGNNTITTGPANDEIHTGDGNDGINAGQGENTIRDAGGVNRIITGQNDDSIYHANSDDWIFASDGMNQIWLNGVKTNWHNQETPEDVNRDQLVTPLDALILINQLNQTGSYPLIGSADTVSFYYDTNNDDYLTPIDVLRVINYLNRPLAEGENDSDHGLVAKPNGNRDQITDACFATWEPASERSAEIADRLTNHQLLPLEKTSAPNGSPLHGIDNELPKRLKQRTYQTW